A genomic window from Anthocerotibacter panamensis C109 includes:
- a CDS encoding cobalamin-binding protein produces MSRLVSLLPSLTEVLCALGLEDQLVGVTHECDYPAGVGAKTVVTTTTLTHDLTSLEIEEQVREQIQGEPSLYGLNLAELQQLKPDLIFTQGLCDVCAVSETLVHTLARQLDPVPRVVSVAPTRLAHILDSIAFIAAETGTEDRAQKLLADARQRVDYIQETVQALTHRPRVFGLEWLDPPYVSGHWMPELIHLAGGTAWGEPGVPSRRVTWTEVADFAPEVVVVLPCGFTIDRTWQELHLLQENPVWQNLPAVVQGRVYIVDGNSYFNRPGPRILDSLEILAQLLHPQAFQGLAPPDSFIPYPSAGALTGC; encoded by the coding sequence GGCTAGAGGACCAATTGGTTGGCGTGACCCACGAGTGCGACTATCCTGCCGGGGTGGGGGCTAAGACCGTGGTGACGACGACGACCCTCACCCACGATCTAACCAGCCTCGAAATCGAAGAGCAGGTCCGCGAGCAAATCCAGGGCGAGCCCAGCTTGTACGGCTTAAACCTGGCCGAACTCCAGCAGTTAAAACCGGACCTTATCTTCACGCAGGGGCTGTGTGACGTGTGTGCGGTCTCCGAAACCTTGGTCCACACGCTTGCCCGTCAGTTGGACCCAGTGCCTCGGGTGGTCTCGGTCGCTCCGACGCGGTTGGCTCATATCCTCGATAGTATTGCGTTCATCGCGGCTGAGACGGGTACCGAAGACCGGGCTCAGAAACTCCTGGCGGACGCCCGTCAGCGCGTGGACTACATCCAGGAAACGGTTCAGGCTTTGACCCACCGCCCTCGGGTCTTCGGTCTGGAATGGCTCGACCCGCCCTATGTCAGTGGTCACTGGATGCCTGAGCTGATCCACCTTGCTGGAGGCACCGCTTGGGGGGAGCCCGGAGTGCCCTCGCGGCGGGTGACGTGGACGGAAGTAGCCGATTTCGCACCCGAGGTGGTAGTCGTGTTGCCCTGTGGTTTTACCATTGACCGGACCTGGCAAGAACTGCACTTATTACAAGAGAACCCGGTCTGGCAGAACCTACCGGCTGTCGTCCAAGGGCGTGTCTATATCGTGGATGGCAACAGTTATTTCAACCGTCCGGGTCCGCGCATACTCGATTCGTTGGAGATTTTGGCTCAGCTACTCCATCCACAGGCGTTCCAGGGGCTTGCTCCTCCAGATTCTTTTATCCCTTATCCATCTGCCGGAGCGCTCACGGGTTGTTAG
- a CDS encoding carboxypeptidase-like regulatory domain-containing protein translates to MKVNSPWLRDSLVLFTCLVMGGSPVLAAPLVGSDGGTARLVGRVVNAQGNPLPGVEVQLGSLTATTDASGTYTLDKVRSAQWAVLFRHQSYEATQARVWLYDNLTTAQDVVLIPPVVPQSQTLVGLVGVGSLPKTDLLAQRLAEDMVRLKGFPLKQPLQYFDRSQLEPVAQKLKAPLAEILDRDRQNPQLVGEFFRYLGVKALVITRIDALIQPESGTTNSRLRSKSRIELWRFNGDRLQIQYLAEEGTEEKADQLLNEAEANALLQIQVTKMASTISQRWQENKNPWWQPYLGDLKPQPTPRELRTTVEIVSGP, encoded by the coding sequence ATGAAGGTAAACAGCCCCTGGCTACGGGATTCCCTGGTACTCTTCACCTGTCTGGTAATGGGTGGTAGCCCAGTTCTAGCCGCTCCGCTCGTCGGTAGTGACGGTGGGACTGCTCGCTTGGTAGGAAGGGTCGTCAACGCTCAGGGCAATCCCCTGCCGGGGGTCGAGGTGCAGTTGGGCTCCCTCACCGCGACCACAGACGCCAGTGGCACCTACACGCTCGATAAGGTCCGCAGTGCTCAGTGGGCAGTGCTCTTTCGGCATCAGTCCTATGAGGCTACCCAGGCTAGGGTCTGGCTCTACGACAACCTGACCACAGCGCAGGATGTGGTCCTTATCCCGCCGGTCGTCCCTCAATCTCAGACTTTAGTGGGGCTTGTGGGTGTGGGTTCTTTGCCCAAGACCGACCTATTGGCGCAGCGCCTCGCTGAGGACATGGTCCGTCTGAAAGGCTTCCCGCTCAAGCAACCCCTACAGTACTTCGATCGTAGCCAATTGGAGCCGGTGGCCCAAAAGCTCAAAGCCCCTCTGGCCGAAATCCTTGACCGCGACCGCCAAAACCCACAATTGGTCGGGGAGTTTTTTCGCTATTTGGGTGTCAAGGCTCTGGTTATCACCCGGATCGATGCCCTAATCCAGCCTGAATCCGGTACCACAAACTCCCGGTTGCGCTCCAAAAGCCGTATCGAACTCTGGCGCTTCAACGGTGACCGCCTCCAGATTCAGTATTTGGCTGAAGAGGGGACGGAGGAAAAAGCAGACCAACTGTTGAACGAAGCTGAAGCCAATGCCCTACTCCAGATCCAGGTGACCAAGATGGCGAGCACCATCAGCCAGCGCTGGCAAGAGAACAAAAATCCCTGGTGGCAGCCTTACCTAGGGGACCTCAAGCCCCAACCCACCCCCCGAGAACTACGGACCACCGTCGAGATTGTCTCCGGTCCTTAG
- a CDS encoding FAD-dependent monooxygenase: protein MTEPSGNGNAVLVVGAGPTGLVMAAELARRGVPCRIVDKRPARSLHSKAFGVHARTLELFDAMGIAEETIARGVQVKGVNLYAGERRIAHMHLDKLESTYPFMFFLAQHETEAVLETHLERLGGRVERSVEALGFTQDEQGVTTTLRHADEHEEAVRTCWLIGCDGAHSTVRHTLGLPFAGFPYEEEFLLADVRLHWSYPAEETHMFFAPEGLWGVLPLGKGIFRLIATAPWEAEPPRGPTLAEIQALVEARGPGNMVVSDPVWLARFRIHRRIVPTYHKGRVFLAGDAAHIHSPVGGQGMNMGIQDAYNLAWKLALVHTAAACADLLDSYDQERRPVGQGVLWATDLLTRAFALHHPLAQWLRNTLLELLFSQEFIQHQMRRALAQINVNYRHSPIVGESRGGARFSAGPAPGDRALDIALLSAKDGVTTRIYELLRGPGHLLLLLGGLRSTPTNYRNLLALGHQVQNQYGPHVAVYLVIPGKDPPTDLKEQPLVLLDPQLALHLAYGAQEGGLYLLRPDGYVGFRSRRMDGTDVSTYLSHFFSIG from the coding sequence ATGACCGAACCATCAGGCAACGGGAACGCAGTGTTAGTCGTAGGGGCAGGGCCGACCGGGTTGGTTATGGCGGCTGAACTGGCCCGCCGGGGTGTGCCATGCCGGATTGTGGACAAAAGACCAGCCCGTTCGCTGCACTCCAAGGCTTTTGGGGTCCATGCCCGGACTTTGGAGTTGTTTGATGCTATGGGGATAGCAGAGGAAACCATCGCACGCGGGGTACAGGTCAAGGGGGTAAACCTCTATGCTGGGGAGCGCCGCATTGCTCACATGCACCTAGATAAACTCGAAAGTACCTACCCATTCATGTTCTTTCTGGCGCAGCATGAGACGGAGGCGGTACTCGAAACGCATCTAGAGCGTTTGGGAGGGCGTGTGGAGCGCTCGGTGGAGGCTCTTGGCTTCACTCAAGATGAGCAGGGTGTTACCACTACGCTACGGCATGCGGATGAGCACGAGGAAGCCGTGCGCACCTGCTGGTTGATTGGCTGCGATGGGGCGCACAGTACTGTCCGCCATACCCTGGGGCTGCCCTTCGCTGGATTCCCTTATGAAGAAGAATTTCTCCTAGCTGATGTCCGGTTGCATTGGTCCTACCCCGCTGAGGAAACGCATATGTTTTTTGCCCCTGAGGGGCTTTGGGGGGTGCTTCCTTTGGGTAAAGGGATCTTTCGTTTGATTGCCACCGCCCCTTGGGAAGCTGAACCACCCCGCGGACCCACGCTGGCAGAGATTCAGGCGTTAGTGGAAGCCCGAGGACCGGGGAATATGGTGGTGAGCGACCCTGTATGGCTAGCCCGCTTTCGGATACATCGCCGCATCGTCCCGACCTATCACAAGGGGCGCGTGTTTCTCGCTGGAGACGCAGCCCATATCCACAGTCCCGTTGGTGGTCAGGGCATGAATATGGGGATTCAAGATGCCTACAACCTGGCCTGGAAATTGGCTTTGGTCCATACAGCAGCGGCTTGTGCTGACCTGCTCGACAGCTACGACCAAGAGCGGCGTCCCGTAGGGCAGGGGGTCCTCTGGGCGACAGACCTGCTGACGCGAGCGTTTGCCCTGCACCATCCCTTGGCACAGTGGCTGCGCAACACCTTGTTGGAGCTTCTATTTAGCCAGGAATTCATCCAACATCAGATGCGGCGGGCGTTGGCACAGATCAATGTCAACTATCGTCATAGCCCTATCGTCGGGGAGTCGCGGGGCGGGGCTCGTTTTAGTGCGGGTCCGGCTCCGGGAGACCGCGCCCTAGATATTGCGCTATTGAGCGCTAAGGACGGTGTGACCACCCGAATTTATGAACTGCTGCGCGGTCCTGGTCATCTGCTACTCCTGCTAGGGGGCCTGCGCTCGACCCCGACCAACTACCGCAACCTGCTGGCGCTAGGCCATCAAGTACAGAACCAATACGGGCCGCATGTGGCCGTATATCTTGTGATTCCGGGCAAAGATCCCCCCACCGACCTCAAGGAGCAGCCCTTAGTCTTGCTCGATCCGCAGCTTGCTTTGCATTTAGCCTACGGTGCCCAGGAGGGCGGTCTCTATCTGCTCCGCCCCGACGGCTATGTGGGGTTCCGCAGCCGCAGAATGGACGGGACGGACGTGAGCACGTATCTATCCCACTTTTTCAGCATCGGCTGA
- a CDS encoding metallophosphoesterase family protein, producing MRLIHTADWHLGRRLKGVDRTPELALVLDELLAQAKALEVDAVLMAGDLFDTANPPAEAERVAYRFFYGLQQAGIPSILIAGNHDAAVRIDGIANLLSLAGVAARGRPRLAKNGGVITLNTPGGKLCVGMLPFASERKLLTATDLWEKDDVEQRQYYREQVGKLLQNLAQGFREDSVNVLTAHLAIDGARLAHSEVPFYTLNAYALCENILPAAAQYIALGHIHTPQRILAAAPTYYSGSLIQSSRRLAYCSGGALRF from the coding sequence ATGCGTTTAATCCATACAGCAGATTGGCATTTGGGGAGGCGGCTGAAGGGTGTGGACCGGACTCCAGAACTAGCGCTAGTCCTCGATGAACTGCTTGCCCAAGCCAAAGCCCTTGAAGTGGATGCAGTGCTGATGGCAGGGGATCTGTTTGATACTGCCAATCCCCCGGCAGAGGCAGAACGGGTCGCCTATCGCTTCTTTTATGGGCTTCAGCAAGCCGGAATTCCATCCATTTTGATTGCGGGGAATCATGACGCAGCAGTGCGGATTGACGGCATTGCCAATTTGCTCTCTCTCGCCGGAGTAGCGGCACGCGGACGCCCCCGACTCGCCAAAAACGGCGGGGTGATCACCTTGAATACACCGGGCGGCAAACTCTGTGTCGGGATGCTGCCCTTTGCCTCCGAGCGCAAACTCCTGACTGCCACCGATCTCTGGGAAAAAGATGATGTCGAACAGCGCCAGTACTACCGGGAGCAAGTCGGCAAACTGCTCCAAAATCTCGCTCAGGGCTTTCGGGAGGACAGCGTCAATGTCCTCACCGCCCATTTAGCGATTGATGGAGCCCGCCTAGCCCACTCAGAAGTACCGTTTTATACGCTCAATGCCTACGCGCTCTGTGAAAATATTCTCCCAGCAGCAGCCCAATATATTGCCCTCGGTCACATTCACACCCCGCAGCGCATTCTTGCCGCTGCACCGACTTATTATTCCGGTTCGCTTATTCAAAGCTCCAGAAGGCTCGCGTATTGCTCTGGAGGTGCTCTGAGGTTTTAA
- a CDS encoding peptidase: protein MTYCLALLNAQGLVMLADTRTHSGVDHIHTNPKLFDFSVPTERVCVLMASGNRAATQAALALVRRDLRLELRPNLHSFDTLHEVANYVGEKLRLVESRDRAYLERDNFNFNPNFIVGGQLAGQPPELFHIYTQGNHIQASRETPYLQLGESKYGKPILDRGYRFDAPLFTTAVKYAMLSMNSTILSNASVGPPLDLIIYEANSFEISHRHRLQANDPYLIKLQHTWQQALRRSIETLPDFPWQTEPSRVGIYGSLEDDNLSGGT, encoded by the coding sequence ATGACCTACTGTCTCGCGCTTTTAAATGCCCAGGGTCTTGTGATGCTGGCTGATACTCGGACCCATTCCGGGGTGGATCATATCCACACCAACCCCAAACTGTTTGACTTCTCTGTCCCGACAGAGCGCGTATGTGTGCTCATGGCCTCAGGAAACCGTGCCGCAACGCAGGCAGCGCTCGCCCTTGTGCGCCGTGATCTGCGCTTGGAGCTACGGCCCAATTTACACAGCTTTGATACCTTACATGAGGTAGCGAACTATGTAGGGGAAAAGTTGCGCTTGGTGGAGAGCCGCGACCGCGCCTACCTCGAGCGGGACAATTTCAACTTCAACCCCAACTTTATTGTCGGAGGGCAATTGGCAGGACAGCCTCCAGAGCTGTTTCACATCTACACTCAGGGCAACCACATCCAAGCCAGCCGCGAAACCCCCTACTTACAACTGGGGGAGAGCAAATACGGCAAACCGATCCTTGACCGGGGCTACCGCTTTGATGCACCTCTCTTCACGACTGCTGTCAAGTACGCCATGCTTTCGATGAATAGCACGATTCTGAGTAATGCCTCGGTGGGACCACCTTTGGACCTCATCATCTACGAGGCCAATAGCTTCGAGATCAGTCACCGTCACCGCCTACAGGCCAACGACCCCTACCTCATCAAACTCCAGCATACCTGGCAGCAGGCCCTGCGCCGCTCGATTGAAACCCTCCCGGATTTTCCCTGGCAAACGGAACCTTCAAGGGTCGGCATATATGGCAGTTTAGAGGACGATAACCTCTCAGGGGGAACGTAA
- a CDS encoding phosphopantetheine-binding protein, producing MSSEDFTKTNSDRVHSVVISDLEKVFTQAFFEIVSDKTGYPVEVLELDMNLEADLGIDSIKWVEILGAFMEQFPNIPLTLPPEQEIINLRTFRQIIDYLVRQGQEAVEAQSASAASKLATDLSRRLTMLRMNTLRQRGKTLDES from the coding sequence ATGTCATCTGAGGATTTTACGAAGACCAATAGTGACCGTGTCCACTCCGTTGTCATTAGTGATCTGGAGAAGGTTTTCACTCAAGCCTTCTTTGAGATTGTCAGTGACAAGACTGGCTATCCTGTGGAAGTGTTGGAGTTGGATATGAACTTAGAGGCTGATTTAGGAATTGATTCTATCAAGTGGGTCGAAATTCTCGGGGCCTTTATGGAGCAATTTCCTAACATCCCGCTGACCCTCCCACCAGAACAAGAAATAATCAACCTGCGGACTTTTAGACAAATCATCGACTATCTCGTGCGGCAGGGACAAGAAGCAGTAGAGGCACAGTCCGCATCCGCGGCTTCCAAATTGGCGACGGACCTCAGCAGACGGTTGACGATGTTAAGAATGAATACGCTACGCCAGCGGGGAAAGACCTTGGATGAA